TCGTCGCCGATGAAGACCCCCGCGATGAAACGCCGGTCATGATCCGGACCGGACTCGCGCAGTACCCGATACTGCGGCGTGACCCCCTGCTTCTCTTGAGCCAGCTCCTGAAAACGACTCTTCGGATCAGTATACAGTTTAGCATCGAGCACTTCCTGTATCCGCGTCAGCACTTGCGCTTCGATGAAGGCTTGGGCCGCCGTATATCCCTGATCGAGATAGAGTGCCCCGATGACAGCCTCGACCACGTTGGCGACGAGGAACTGACGCGCTCGGCCAGTGTCTTTTGACTCGCCTCGACTCATGAGGAGGAATTGCTCGATCCCCAGATCATGACCGACCTTGGCGAGCATATCACTATTGACCAGCGCCGCTCGGAGCGCCGTCAGTTCGCCCTCGGGACGCTCGGGAAAATCCGCGTACAGCCGCTCCGTCACGACGAGTTCCAGCACCGCGTCACCGAGGAATTCCAGCCGCTCATTGTGCGGGACCGGATGACTCTTGTGCTCGTTCAGATACGAACGATGCGTCACAGCCTCTTGGAAGAGCGCCGCGTTGCCGATCTTGATGCCGAGTGTCTTGGCGATTTTCTGTGCGTCAAATGTCATAAAACTGGCTCGTCTAATCCCTGTAAAGAAAAGTACCTGTTCAGAACCTAAGAAGAAATCTCTCTTTTCTACTCCAAATCTGCTCTTTTGGCTGCAAAGCACTCAAGACTCG
This is a stretch of genomic DNA from Candidatus Moraniibacteriota bacterium. It encodes these proteins:
- the rnc gene encoding ribonuclease III yields the protein MTFDAQKIAKTLGIKIGNAALFQEAVTHRSYLNEHKSHPVPHNERLEFLGDAVLELVVTERLYADFPERPEGELTALRAALVNSDMLAKVGHDLGIEQFLLMSRGESKDTGRARQFLVANVVEAVIGALYLDQGYTAAQAFIEAQVLTRIQEVLDAKLYTDPKSRFQELAQEKQGVTPQYRVLRESGPDHDRRFIAGVFIGDELIAEGEGLSKQEAQRNAAKEGLVKKGW